In Panicum virgatum strain AP13 chromosome 4N, P.virgatum_v5, whole genome shotgun sequence, a single window of DNA contains:
- the LOC120668833 gene encoding chaperone protein dnaJ 11, chloroplastic-like yields MAWFASTAAVPSCGAGARRGGRCGARASAVAMAPGTARTHYEVLGVGAGASRGEIKAAYRRLAREVHPDAGGCGGDEGFIQLHAAYATLADPDERARYDRSVARPAARGAAPAGFRPRRWETDQCW; encoded by the coding sequence ATGGCTTGGTTCGCATCGACGGCAGCCGTTCCGAGCTGCGGCGCCGgggcccggcgcggcggccggtgcgggGCCCGCGCGTCCGCGGTGGCGATGGCGCCGGGGACGGCGAGGACGCACTACGAGGTGCTCGGGGTCGGGGCCGGGGCGAGCAGGGGCGAGATCAAGGCGGCGTACCGGCGCCTGGCCAGGGAGGTGCACCCGGacgccggcggctgcggcggcgacgagggctTCATCCAGCTGCACGCCGCCTACGCCACGCTCGCGGACCCCGACGAGCGCGCGCGGTACGACCGCTCGGTGGCGCGGCCCGCGGCccgcggggcggcgccggcggggttcCGGCCGCGGAGGTGGGAGACCGACCAGTGCTGGTAG